One genomic segment of Petrotoga miotherma DSM 10691 includes these proteins:
- a CDS encoding AI-2E family transporter: MLSQGGWLSLIYLVLFLLLAHFSPFIIAALILGVFLSMLIEAPQNLFSKVMNSKLSAVLSHILVLGLVLYAAITFFPVVINEGRQLFSMLSSLTIPQEEALAQLPEWLVTFINDLNKNLSDFALGLMNQLLSSIPNLITSAIVLVVTTTAIGSLKTITKNNLWKLYPVNDREKGLKFIKDTYSQFERFVHGQFLTAIMVGTFIGLTSFIFRIPSAFFLGILAWITDFIPYLGVVISAVPLLMLAFTENGLIGLIIGIIILTAANQLEMWFLHPKIQSNALNLHWFVIIISILLFGELFSFLGILIALPIVVYLRNFWEYFVLKIK, translated from the coding sequence TTGTTGTCACAAGGTGGTTGGTTGTCACTAATATATCTAGTTTTATTTCTGTTATTGGCTCATTTTTCTCCTTTTATTATTGCAGCGTTGATTTTGGGTGTCTTTTTGTCTATGCTTATAGAAGCGCCACAAAATTTATTTTCAAAGGTTATGAATTCTAAATTATCTGCCGTTTTATCTCACATACTTGTCTTAGGGTTAGTCTTATACGCAGCTATCACATTTTTCCCTGTTGTTATTAATGAAGGCAGGCAACTATTTTCTATGCTTTCTTCTTTAACGATCCCTCAAGAAGAAGCACTGGCTCAACTACCTGAATGGTTGGTAACATTTATCAACGATTTGAACAAAAATCTTTCTGATTTTGCTTTAGGTTTGATGAACCAGCTTTTATCATCTATTCCAAATTTGATAACTTCGGCTATTGTTTTGGTGGTAACAACTACGGCAATAGGTTCTTTAAAAACAATAACGAAGAATAATTTATGGAAACTTTACCCCGTAAATGACAGAGAAAAAGGTTTGAAGTTTATAAAAGATACTTACTCACAATTTGAAAGATTTGTACATGGCCAATTTTTGACAGCTATAATGGTAGGAACTTTCATTGGGTTAACGTCTTTCATCTTTCGTATACCGAGTGCGTTCTTTTTAGGCATCCTAGCTTGGATCACCGATTTTATACCGTATTTAGGAGTAGTTATTTCGGCAGTTCCTTTATTGATGTTAGCTTTCACAGAAAACGGGCTAATCGGTTTAATAATAGGTATAATAATTTTAACCGCTGCCAATCAGTTGGAAATGTGGTTCTTACATCCAAAAATTCAAAGTAATGCCCTCAATTTGCATTGGTTTGTAATAATAATATCTATACTTTTATTTGGTGAGTTATTTAGTTTTTTAGGCATTCTTATCGCCCTTCCGATAGTTGTTTATCTTAGGAACTTTTGGGAATATTTTGTGTTAAAAATCAAGTGA
- a CDS encoding DUF4416 family protein, which translates to MGMTKAPNLVNYLAHIFTAGDSDLWLYKMSLKELLEKHFGPIDYISSLLDFQRFTNYYNEEMGKNIRIESRLVSFKYLSSPGFLPDAKLITNEIENNFSVDGKRKVNIDIGYLHHTQFVLASTKHWGNRIYIGKGIYAEITLMYNFGQWEPLKYTYANFKDPEYLNELDAIRDIYLKKRKNYIS; encoded by the coding sequence ATGGGAATGACTAAAGCACCAAATCTTGTAAATTATTTGGCGCATATATTTACTGCTGGAGATTCTGATTTATGGCTTTATAAAATGAGTTTGAAAGAGTTGCTCGAAAAACATTTTGGACCTATCGACTATATTTCGTCTTTATTGGATTTTCAGCGATTTACCAATTATTATAATGAAGAAATGGGTAAAAATATACGAATTGAATCAAGGTTGGTGAGTTTTAAATATCTAAGTTCTCCCGGTTTTTTGCCGGACGCGAAATTGATAACGAATGAGATTGAGAATAACTTTTCGGTTGATGGTAAAAGAAAAGTAAATATAGACATCGGCTATCTTCACCACACTCAATTTGTTTTAGCGAGCACAAAACACTGGGGCAATAGGATTTATATTGGCAAAGGTATATATGCTGAAATTACCTTAATGTACAATTTTGGGCAATGGGAACCTCTCAAATACACTTACGCTAATTTTAAAGATCCTGAATATTTAAATGAGTTAGATGCAATCAGAGATATTTATCTGAAGAAAAGAAAAAATTATATATCGTAA